In a genomic window of Akkermansia massiliensis:
- a CDS encoding glycosyltransferase, which translates to MKILFCFMGTLNPSCGGVERTMCNLIHELQAHGHECAIVSWYRNTPYEPFSGIQKILPTPSSRIREERQAAFRQALEERQPDIIIHDGELLGAGALFPGPAGRKRLLEAFSGKTPAIVDMHHSDIRGRLRAPFLKRMYYNVTWRRNFYLRISQADAFVVLSESFKQDFYDFLPGVRKEKITAIPNMNSFENGSIPSGKAREVLFVGRLDNPVKGVDRLLKIWSMVCRREPGWFLRIVGDGPDREYLAALAEECGCTNYSFEGATDHPEEYYRKAGILCMTSTFEGFGMVLIEGMQHGCIPMAFESFTAVRDIIEPDRTGILVPPFDLEQYAARLLDLMRDGGKREAMSAACFRSSGKFGKSRIAGLWENLLSKLAEKPR; encoded by the coding sequence ATGAAGATTCTCTTTTGTTTCATGGGCACGCTCAATCCATCCTGCGGCGGGGTGGAGCGCACCATGTGCAATCTGATTCATGAATTGCAGGCCCATGGGCATGAATGCGCCATCGTGAGCTGGTACCGGAACACCCCCTACGAGCCCTTTTCCGGGATTCAGAAAATCCTGCCCACTCCTTCCTCCCGGATAAGGGAGGAGCGGCAGGCGGCTTTCAGGCAGGCCCTGGAGGAACGGCAGCCGGATATCATCATTCATGACGGGGAACTGCTGGGGGCGGGAGCCCTGTTCCCCGGTCCGGCAGGCAGGAAGCGCCTTCTGGAAGCCTTTTCCGGGAAAACTCCCGCCATTGTCGACATGCACCACTCGGACATCCGCGGCCGCCTCCGCGCGCCTTTCCTGAAAAGGATGTATTACAACGTCACGTGGCGCAGGAATTTCTATCTCCGCATCTCGCAGGCGGACGCCTTCGTCGTCCTGTCAGAGTCCTTCAAACAGGACTTTTACGACTTTCTGCCGGGAGTCCGGAAGGAAAAAATCACCGCCATCCCCAACATGAATTCCTTTGAGAACGGGAGCATCCCTTCCGGAAAGGCCAGGGAAGTCCTGTTCGTGGGGAGGCTGGACAATCCAGTGAAGGGGGTGGACCGCCTGCTGAAGATATGGAGCATGGTCTGCCGCCGGGAACCCGGCTGGTTCCTGCGCATCGTGGGGGACGGACCGGACCGGGAATACCTGGCCGCGCTGGCGGAGGAATGCGGCTGCACCAACTATTCCTTTGAAGGAGCCACGGACCATCCGGAAGAATACTACCGCAAAGCCGGAATCCTGTGCATGACGTCCACCTTTGAGGGCTTCGGCATGGTCCTGATTGAAGGCATGCAGCACGGCTGCATCCCGATGGCCTTTGAATCCTTTACCGCCGTGCGGGACATCATTGAACCGGACCGGACCGGAATCCTGGTCCCTCCCTTTGACCTGGAGCAGTACGCCGCCCGGCTCCTGGACCTGATGAGGGACGGAGGGAAGAGGGAAGCCATGTCCGCGGCCTGCTTCCGGAGCAGCGGGAAATTCGGCAAATCCCGCATCGCCGGACTGTGGGAAAACCTGCTCTCCAAGCTGGCGGAAAAGCCCAGATGA
- a CDS encoding glycosyltransferase, translated as MNICFIAWEHFGVGGVSRVLTRIMNALCREHEISVYCLRRPPLENAYGLDLENIRFFHHEMNVYEKMRRSVMDRLVTRTPLFSSSAGARAYAFLRYTHSFKKRLTSHINRHQYDAVVFGSGFEDSLLLALLRPRLSPRTRIISWSHAAYEDYFGFKGPHFSRYFRHALKRFYHRFDQIVVLSDHDRRNFETRQHLATRRIYNPASFTAERHSALTSKTFVFAGSLSSHKGADLALVAFGEFSRNNGEWNLHVYGDGPLRPWMEEFIREHGLQSRVRLHGSHTAMEREYPKHAILLFPSRCEGFGLVQIEAMSCGLPVIAADIPICRELIRDSGAGRLFPAGDSRALCGAMHSMAGEDLALYARKARAQEQFFTLERIIREWNGMLKEVNP; from the coding sequence ATGAATATCTGTTTCATCGCCTGGGAACATTTCGGCGTGGGGGGAGTCTCCCGCGTCCTGACGCGCATCATGAATGCGCTGTGCCGGGAGCATGAAATCAGCGTGTACTGCCTGCGGCGCCCACCGCTGGAAAACGCGTACGGGCTGGACCTGGAGAACATCCGCTTTTTCCACCATGAAATGAACGTTTACGAGAAAATGAGGCGTTCCGTGATGGACAGGCTCGTCACCCGGACTCCCCTGTTCTCCTCCTCCGCAGGCGCCCGCGCGTACGCTTTCCTGCGGTACACGCATTCCTTTAAAAAGCGCCTCACCAGCCACATCAACCGCCACCAATATGACGCCGTCGTCTTCGGGTCCGGCTTTGAGGACTCCCTGCTGCTCGCCCTGCTCCGGCCGCGGCTTTCCCCCCGCACCAGAATCATCTCCTGGTCCCACGCGGCCTATGAAGACTACTTCGGGTTCAAGGGCCCCCATTTCTCCCGTTACTTCCGCCATGCGCTCAAGCGGTTCTACCACCGCTTCGACCAAATCGTCGTCCTGTCGGACCACGACAGGCGGAACTTTGAAACGCGCCAGCACCTGGCAACGCGGCGCATCTACAACCCGGCCAGCTTCACGGCGGAACGGCATTCCGCGCTGACGTCAAAAACGTTCGTCTTCGCGGGCTCCCTGTCCTCCCACAAGGGGGCGGACCTGGCCCTGGTGGCATTCGGGGAATTCAGCAGGAATAACGGGGAATGGAACCTGCACGTGTACGGAGACGGCCCCCTGCGCCCGTGGATGGAGGAATTCATCCGGGAACACGGCCTGCAATCCCGCGTTCGCCTGCACGGCAGCCACACAGCCATGGAGCGGGAATACCCCAAACACGCCATTCTGCTCTTCCCCTCCCGGTGCGAGGGCTTCGGCCTCGTGCAGATTGAGGCCATGAGCTGCGGCCTCCCCGTCATCGCCGCAGACATCCCCATCTGCCGGGAACTCATACGGGACAGCGGAGCGGGGCGCCTGTTCCCCGCCGGGGACAGCCGCGCCCTGTGCGGAGCCATGCACTCCATGGCCGGGGAAGACCTGGCACTGTACGCGCGGAAGGCGCGCGCGCAGGAACAATTTTTCACGCTGGAACGGATTATCCGCGAATGGAACGGCATGCTCAAGGAGGTGAACCCATGA
- a CDS encoding O-antigen ligase family protein — MASLLQYIKKHGTWSFLVMAAIASTMTGAISFLAPLYPVMLAVAAAVCVTKMKKTSMPLVIMAAACVLSLAFNHPPAIFKPWYRLAYFLLLLLALTPLTSSRLLNAFRLNLFLWLMRFCVFIGAGSFIGYFLGINYMRYNTSEMINVAGLFGGLVWQSITLGLLAGLGLVYLTVLHLENRDSGRKETKLRLGLMVACLGSILLSASRSALVATLMGVGYVFFMYFRHAPKKLFRALLALFFLGILLVPFVQHFGANTLAKQQANLSMGSAMSSRTQLWEDRATEFLSSPLYGVGFASQKIISFKQSLVTGIIEPGTSYGAVFAMTGLLGGIPFLFILFGNLLKRPFRAPGSPPVSPAQAALALFAVHMIAEGYVFAAGSGLSAVFWAVIGGAHAYRNLPNGGK; from the coding sequence ATGGCATCCCTTCTGCAATACATCAAGAAACACGGAACCTGGTCATTCCTGGTAATGGCGGCGATCGCCTCCACCATGACGGGCGCCATCTCCTTTCTTGCCCCCCTGTATCCGGTGATGCTGGCGGTGGCCGCTGCGGTGTGCGTGACGAAAATGAAGAAGACCAGCATGCCCCTGGTCATCATGGCGGCGGCATGCGTCCTCAGCCTGGCGTTCAACCATCCGCCCGCCATTTTCAAGCCCTGGTACCGCCTGGCCTATTTCCTTCTCCTCCTGCTGGCGCTTACCCCGCTGACTTCCTCCCGCCTGTTGAACGCGTTCCGCCTGAACCTGTTCCTCTGGCTCATGCGCTTCTGCGTCTTCATCGGGGCCGGCTCCTTCATCGGCTACTTCCTGGGCATCAACTACATGCGCTACAATACCAGTGAGATGATCAATGTGGCGGGCCTCTTCGGGGGGCTGGTCTGGCAATCCATCACGCTGGGCCTGCTCGCCGGGCTGGGGCTGGTTTATCTGACCGTCCTCCATCTGGAAAACCGGGATTCCGGCAGGAAGGAGACCAAACTCCGCCTGGGCCTGATGGTCGCGTGCCTGGGCTCCATCCTGCTTTCCGCCTCCCGCTCCGCCCTGGTAGCCACCCTGATGGGGGTGGGGTACGTCTTCTTCATGTACTTCAGGCATGCCCCCAAAAAGCTTTTCCGGGCGCTGCTCGCCCTGTTCTTCCTGGGCATTCTGCTGGTGCCCTTTGTCCAGCACTTCGGCGCCAACACGCTTGCCAAGCAGCAGGCCAACCTGAGCATGGGGAGCGCCATGTCCTCCCGCACCCAGTTGTGGGAAGACCGCGCAACGGAGTTCCTTTCCTCCCCCCTGTACGGCGTGGGGTTCGCCTCACAGAAAATCATTTCATTCAAGCAATCCCTGGTGACCGGCATCATTGAACCGGGCACGTCCTACGGGGCCGTGTTCGCCATGACAGGACTGCTGGGGGGAATTCCCTTCCTCTTCATCCTGTTCGGCAACCTGCTCAAACGCCCGTTCCGCGCGCCGGGCTCTCCGCCCGTTTCCCCGGCGCAGGCGGCCCTGGCCCTCTTCGCCGTCCACATGATTGCGGAAGGGTACGTCTTTGCAGCCGGTTCCGGACTTTCCGCCGTCTTCTGGGCCGTCATCGGGGGGGCCCATGCGTACCGCAACCTGCCCAATGGAGGAAAATAA